A region of uncultured Carboxylicivirga sp. DNA encodes the following proteins:
- a CDS encoding LuxR C-terminal-related transcriptional regulator: protein MVNVLIADQSFLVTSALASLLNQLREVHQVKTTDNSKQCFVLLKDIDFDIIFINASIFNVDEYDQFKNLIGKDTIIQYLLYSALPDDVTGNQFSILQPKAAIVDKLQSMVEEVEKNKEEEDQTEDLSPREKSILKCVALGLTNKEIAEKEFISTHTVISHRKNITRKLGIKTVSGLTVYAIINNIIHMNDIK, encoded by the coding sequence ATGGTTAATGTTTTAATAGCGGATCAGTCTTTTCTGGTAACTTCGGCTTTGGCATCTTTGCTTAACCAATTGAGAGAAGTTCATCAGGTTAAAACCACTGATAATTCGAAACAATGTTTTGTATTATTAAAGGATATAGATTTTGATATTATTTTTATTAATGCCTCAATTTTTAATGTTGATGAGTATGATCAGTTTAAAAATTTAATTGGTAAGGATACTATAATTCAATATTTATTGTATTCAGCATTACCGGATGATGTAACAGGCAATCAGTTTTCGATTTTACAACCAAAAGCTGCTATTGTAGATAAACTACAATCAATGGTGGAGGAAGTAGAAAAGAATAAGGAAGAAGAAGATCAAACAGAAGATTTAAGTCCTAGAGAAAAGTCAATTTTAAAATGCGTCGCTCTTGGTTTAACTAATAAAGAAATTGCAGAAAAAGAGTTTATCAGTACTCATACGGTAATATCTCATCGAAAAAATATTACACGCAAATTAGGCATTAAAACCGTTTCGGGTTTGACTGTTTACGCAATTATTAATAACATTATACACATGAATGATATAAAGTAA
- a CDS encoding RDD family protein — MKIGKTANFYPRLFAFGIDLIIAIGISLFPRIGWIFGLIYFLFKDAMPFTKGQSYGRRLFKIKLVKNPHDESVEKYPEKALIRNIIFLIPILNLYEILLFLFAEQRLGEKWSETKVISTVDQEP, encoded by the coding sequence ATGAAAATTGGTAAAACAGCTAATTTTTACCCTCGCTTATTTGCTTTTGGTATTGACTTGATAATTGCCATTGGAATAAGTCTATTTCCCCGAATAGGTTGGATTTTTGGCCTTATATATTTCCTCTTCAAGGATGCAATGCCTTTTACTAAAGGACAAAGTTATGGCCGTCGTCTATTTAAAATCAAATTAGTTAAGAATCCACACGATGAATCAGTGGAGAAATATCCTGAGAAGGCTTTAATTCGTAATATTATCTTTTTAATACCTATTCTTAATCTTTACGAAATACTATTGTTCCTATTCGCTGAACAACGCTTAGGTGAAAAATGGTCGGAAACTAAAGTCATCTCAACTGTTGATCAGGAACCATAA
- a CDS encoding hemerythrin domain-containing protein, producing the protein MHITGEMKMVDVVQKDIQLLAVIQRLRIPLGFREKSVKEVCLDRGVDLQFFLSLANAFHDKDYFKVEYFRDFPVTWLIDYLKSAHKCYIDYRIPEIERQIINLEKQVDPNENNMELLLNFFREYIREFTLHIQQEEANVFPYIIELYERVSEIEQGQFDNLGEEPFSMQRYLEDHNNIEEKLFDLKNILLKYLPPPVENCEYNNLIYDIFRLESDLLDHADMEEGVLFPRVQEMENLLNNIIKNRG; encoded by the coding sequence ATGCATATAACCGGAGAGATGAAAATGGTTGATGTTGTTCAGAAGGACATTCAACTTTTAGCAGTGATTCAGCGATTAAGGATCCCCTTGGGATTTCGTGAGAAATCGGTTAAAGAAGTATGTTTGGATAGAGGTGTAGATTTGCAGTTCTTTCTTAGTCTAGCAAATGCATTTCATGATAAGGATTATTTCAAAGTGGAGTATTTTAGAGACTTTCCGGTAACCTGGTTAATAGATTATCTCAAGAGTGCTCATAAGTGCTATATTGATTATCGTATTCCTGAAATTGAAAGACAAATAATCAACTTAGAAAAGCAGGTAGATCCCAACGAAAATAACATGGAGCTTTTGCTTAATTTCTTCAGGGAATATATTAGAGAATTTACACTACATATTCAGCAGGAAGAAGCAAATGTTTTTCCTTATATAATTGAACTATATGAACGTGTATCTGAGATTGAACAAGGCCAATTTGATAATTTGGGAGAAGAACCATTCTCAATGCAACGTTATTTGGAAGATCACAATAATATTGAAGAGAAGTTATTCGATTTAAAGAATATTTTGCTTAAATATCTTCCTCCTCCTGTTGAAAATTGTGAATATAATAACCTTATCTATGATATCTTTCGTTTAGAAAGTGATTTGCTTGATCATGCAGATATGGAAGAAGGTGTTTTGTTTCCCCGCGTTCAGGAAATGGAAAACTTACTCAATAATATTATAAAAAACCGAGGTTAG